A stretch of Pseudomonadota bacterium DNA encodes these proteins:
- a CDS encoding MipA/OmpV family protein, with protein sequence MIKNPLSCLVLIIATIIGGIEPGFADEMSKKKPLWELGLFNSAMTFPHYRGSDEQMYYVLAIPYFVYRGEVFKADRDGLKGIFYKTDKFETSVSLSGYPPVNGDTEARAGMPDLGALFGAGPELRFYVNDRKASNPVYLSTSVHGVSSMDYDSGLRIAYEGLEYRAHLIYRNTTLIGRKGSFFGINAGVYYADSGLNSYFYDVEPEYVRPGRPFYRSERGHSGHSVHSYLIYKLTDVFSLGFFGRWDNVAHAVYSDSPLVKQKDTYIGGISLIWKIAESRKMVEAE encoded by the coding sequence ATGATAAAAAACCCGCTCTCTTGCCTGGTGCTGATCATCGCGACCATCATCGGAGGGATTGAGCCGGGTTTTGCCGACGAGATGAGCAAAAAAAAGCCGCTCTGGGAGCTTGGGCTTTTTAACAGCGCGATGACTTTTCCCCATTACCGCGGTTCCGACGAGCAGATGTACTATGTGCTGGCGATTCCTTATTTTGTCTATCGGGGTGAGGTTTTCAAGGCAGACCGGGACGGACTGAAGGGAATATTTTATAAGACCGACAAATTTGAAACGAGTGTTTCGCTTTCCGGCTACCCGCCGGTGAATGGAGATACCGAGGCCAGAGCGGGGATGCCCGATCTCGGCGCCTTGTTCGGAGCCGGGCCGGAGCTGAGATTTTATGTAAATGACCGGAAGGCGAGCAATCCGGTCTACCTCTCAACCTCGGTTCACGGGGTCTCTTCGATGGATTATGATTCCGGATTGAGAATTGCTTATGAAGGGCTTGAGTACAGAGCGCATCTGATCTATCGGAACACGACCCTGATCGGGAGGAAGGGATCATTTTTCGGGATCAACGCAGGGGTTTACTATGCAGATTCAGGCCTGAACAGCTATTTTTATGATGTTGAGCCTGAGTATGTGCGACCCGGCCGGCCCTTTTACAGGTCCGAACGGGGGCACTCCGGTCACAGCGTTCATTCCTACCTGATCTATAAACTCACAGATGTCTTTTCACTCGGGTTTTTCGGGCGCTGGGACAATGTTGCCCACGCCGTTTACAGCGACAGCCCGCTGGTCAAGCAGAAAGACACCTATATCGGCGGCATTTCCCTGATCTGGAAGATTGCCGAATCCAGAAAAATGGTGGAGGCAGAGTAG
- the dmeF gene encoding CDF family Co(II)/Ni(II) efflux transporter DmeF — protein sequence MHIETLEKWQHDHDFSLIHEKGEKRTKQVLVITAITMVVEIVAGSLFGSMALLADGWHMGTHAAAFAITIFAYQYTRKHAGNRDFTFGTGKVSVLGGFASAIALAAVALFMGIESFERFFSPRMIRFDEAIIVAVIGLLVNLFCAFLLHGHHTHEDDHHGHHHHDHNLRGAYLHVVADALTSILAILALFSGKMFGWNWLDPLIGMVGALVITRWSYGLLRDTSAILLDRNIGRESIQEIRERIEADGDNRVSDIHVWKIGPADYAAIISLVTHSPQSMEHYRGLISEFSELSHITIEVIQCRDGVCSV from the coding sequence ATGCATATTGAAACCCTCGAAAAATGGCAGCATGATCATGACTTCTCCCTGATCCATGAAAAGGGTGAGAAGAGAACGAAGCAGGTCCTGGTCATTACCGCGATCACCATGGTGGTGGAGATCGTTGCCGGTTCGCTTTTCGGTTCCATGGCCCTTCTCGCCGACGGCTGGCATATGGGCACCCATGCGGCGGCCTTTGCCATCACGATTTTTGCCTATCAGTATACCCGGAAGCACGCCGGCAACCGGGATTTCACCTTCGGGACCGGCAAGGTCAGCGTGCTGGGCGGGTTTGCCAGCGCCATCGCTCTGGCCGCAGTGGCTCTGTTTATGGGTATCGAGTCATTTGAACGGTTTTTTTCGCCGCGGATGATCCGCTTTGACGAGGCGATCATTGTCGCGGTCATCGGTCTTTTGGTGAACCTGTTCTGCGCCTTTCTGCTCCACGGCCATCACACCCACGAAGATGATCATCACGGGCATCATCACCATGACCATAATCTGCGAGGCGCCTATCTCCATGTGGTGGCCGATGCCCTGACCTCGATCCTGGCGATCTTGGCCCTTTTTTCCGGCAAAATGTTCGGCTGGAACTGGCTGGATCCGCTGATCGGCATGGTCGGGGCGCTGGTCATCACCCGCTGGTCATACGGCCTTCTGCGTGATACCAGTGCGATCCTGCTGGACAGGAATATCGGGCGGGAGAGTATTCAGGAAATCAGGGAAAGAATTGAGGCTGATGGTGATAACCGGGTGTCCGATATCCACGTCTGGAAGATCGGTCCGGCCGACTATGCCGCGATCATTTCCCTGGTGACTCACAGCCCGCAAAGCATGGAGCACTACAGGGGGTTGATCAGTGAGTTTTCCGAGCTTTCCCATATCACTATCGAGGTGATTCAATGCAGAGACGGGGTCTGCTCAGTATGA
- a CDS encoding histidine kinase has translation MSSLRIRYQTMEFAGVDIHVRSLRDRQQFLDEDGAAEKLGISSALWPLFGVVWDSGEVLAHLMFDFEIAGKRILEVGCGMALASLVLNHRLADITATDYHPEAGNFLLENVLLNKGAVIPFVRTGWGDGDSGLGGFDLVIGSDLLYERSHVELLAGFIDRHANPRCEAILVDPGRGHHACFSKKMVSLGYSHSQSKPAHSNYLAKPFKGQILRYSRS, from the coding sequence ATGTCTTCGTTACGCATCCGGTATCAGACCATGGAGTTTGCTGGTGTCGATATTCATGTCCGCTCATTACGAGACCGGCAGCAATTTCTCGATGAGGACGGCGCTGCAGAAAAACTCGGGATATCATCGGCCCTCTGGCCGCTCTTCGGAGTTGTCTGGGATTCCGGGGAGGTTCTCGCCCATCTCATGTTCGATTTTGAGATCGCCGGAAAAAGGATTCTCGAAGTCGGCTGCGGGATGGCACTGGCGAGCCTGGTTCTGAATCACCGGCTGGCGGATATCACCGCCACCGACTACCACCCTGAAGCGGGCAACTTTTTACTGGAAAACGTTCTTTTGAATAAAGGCGCCGTAATCCCTTTCGTCCGCACCGGATGGGGAGATGGCGACAGCGGGTTGGGCGGTTTTGATCTCGTTATCGGCAGCGATCTGCTCTACGAAAGAAGTCATGTCGAACTCCTGGCCGGTTTTATCGACCGGCATGCAAATCCGCGTTGCGAAGCAATCCTTGTTGATCCGGGCCGCGGCCATCATGCCTGCTTCAGCAAAAAAATGGTAAGTCTCGGCTATTCGCACAGCCAGAGCAAACCTGCCCATTCAAACTATCTGGCAAAGCCCTTCAAAGGACAGATTCTGCGCTATAGTCGTTCATGA
- a CDS encoding DedA family protein, whose protein sequence is MEDFYINHGFSALFLLSFLAATVIPLGSEWLLVALIIKGYDPVAGIGVATIGNTLGAMTTYWIGLYGGDYLIGKVLRVDDASRHRAEGIYRRYGVWSLLLSWLPVVGDPLCLVGGAFKVRFEIFSGLVFIGKLARYAAVGIVSARLAGI, encoded by the coding sequence ATGGAAGATTTTTATATCAATCACGGGTTTTCAGCCCTTTTCCTGTTGAGTTTTCTGGCTGCCACGGTTATTCCGCTCGGCTCGGAATGGCTGCTTGTAGCGCTGATCATAAAAGGATATGATCCGGTGGCGGGAATCGGGGTAGCAACCATCGGCAATACCCTGGGGGCAATGACCACCTATTGGATCGGCCTCTATGGCGGTGATTATCTGATCGGAAAGGTGCTCCGGGTGGATGATGCATCAAGGCATCGGGCTGAAGGGATCTACAGAAGATACGGCGTCTGGTCTCTGCTTCTGTCGTGGCTGCCGGTGGTTGGCGATCCCCTGTGCCTTGTGGGTGGGGCGTTCAAGGTGCGTTTCGAGATTTTTTCCGGGCTGGTTTTTATCGGCAAACTGGCGCGTTATGCTGCAGTTGGTATAGTGAGTGCGAGGCTTGCGGGGATCTGA